A window of Mytilus edulis chromosome 10, xbMytEdul2.2, whole genome shotgun sequence contains these coding sequences:
- the LOC139491670 gene encoding uncharacterized protein, giving the protein MPYQDIRKYFESHVKIITLAVFLINVFTLIIVLGILWGMSESSTPVENCGYMCLEMETDSDYMKCGCRAEILQEYTEKTFDEKLMTISKEYRDMFKSSSVKVHGGYIGDVKPVAHLIGEDRDVPTKGNRPIDKQKNLIQIQQKQIPIELVNPYEL; this is encoded by the exons ATGCCGTATCAAGATATTCGAAAGTATTTTGAAAGTCATGTAAAAATTATCACCCTTGCTGTATTTCTTATTAACGTATTTACTCTGATAATTGTTTTGGGGATTTTATGGGGAATGTCAGAATCATCTACCCCTGTAGAGAACTGTGGATACATGTGCCTTGAAATGGAAACGGATTCAGATTATATGAAATGTGGTTGTAGAGCTGAAATATTACAAGAATACACAGAaaag aCTTTCGATGAGAAATTGATGACTATATCAAAAGAATACAGAGATATGTTCAAGAGTTCTTCGG TTAAAGTGCATGGAGGTTACATAGGAGATGTAAAACCTGTCGCCCATTTGATTGGTGAAGACAGAGACGTGCCAACAAAAGGTAACCGGCCCATAGACAAACAAAAGAATTTGATACagatacaacaaaaacaaatacccATAGAATTGGTCAACCCCTATGAATTGTAA